A single genomic interval of Sphaerodactylus townsendi isolate TG3544 linkage group LG08, MPM_Stown_v2.3, whole genome shotgun sequence harbors:
- the SH2D4B gene encoding SH2 domain-containing protein 4B, with protein sequence MTDFSTTSFLVFLSVTLPENGKRVRWLRGNDGEVWVWIMGEAPGDKPYDQISEELMAERARQQAQREADELWKKKEAEITKKFRDAMAKEKARIVAEKWKIETEDRKAAKLMEEKIQEELKVCF encoded by the exons ATGACTGACTTTTCCACCACCTCTTTTTTGGTGTTCCTTTCGGTGACTcttccagaaaatggcaaacgGGTGCGATGGCTCCGCGGGAACGACGGCGAGGTCTGGGTTTGGATCATGGGCGAAGCTCCGGGAGACAAGCCGTACGATCAGATTTCCGAGGAACTCATGGCAGAAAGAGCCCGGCAGCAAGCCCAGAGAGAAGCTGATGAACTATG gaagaaaaaagaagctgAAATTACCAAGAAGTTCCGGGATGCTATGGCAAAGGAGAAGGCGCGAATTGTGGCTGAAAAGTGGAAAATAGAGACAGAAGATCGCAAAGCCGCCAAACTGATGGAAGAGAAAATACAGGAGGAATTAAAGGTTTGCTTCTAG